Proteins from a single region of Gossypium arboreum isolate Shixiya-1 chromosome 1, ASM2569848v2, whole genome shotgun sequence:
- the LOC108482968 gene encoding phosphomethylpyrimidine synthase, chloroplastic isoform X1, with protein MASVHASFTSVVCKNGNHSAPSRFPCTTFLPGFDVVGRVSNACKKEICPSMSSGPKATLTFDPPTTNSEKSKQKKHTINPASPDFMPLPSFEECFPKSSKECREVIHEESGHVLKVPFRRVHLTGDVPNFDTYDTSGPQNINPRIGLPKLRKGWVDRREKLGAPRYTQMYYAKQGIITEEMLYCATREKLDPEFVRSEVARGRAIIPSNKKHLELEPMIVGRNFLVKVNANIGNSAVASSIEEEVYKVQWATMWGADTVMDLSTGRHIHETREWILRNSAVPVGTVPIYQALEKVNGIAEDLSWEVFRDTLIEQAEQGVDYFTIHAGVLLRYIPLTAKRMTGIVSRGGSIHAKWCLAYHKENFAYEHWDDILDICNQYDVALSIGDGLRPGSIYDANDTAQFAELLTQGELTRRAWEKDVQVMNEGPGHIPMHKIPENMQKQLEWCNEAPFYTLGPLTTDIAPGYDHITSAIGAANIGALGTALLCYVTPKEHLGLPNRDDVKAGVIAYKIAAHAADLAKGHPHAQAWDDTLSKARFEFRWMDQFALSLDPMTAMSFHDETLPSEGAKVAHFCSMCGPKFCSMKITEDVRKYAEEHGYGNPEEAMQHGMDAMSAEFLAAEKTVSGEQHGEVGGEIYLPASYVNSSDRLT; from the exons ATGGCATCGGTGCATGCTAGCTTCACATCAGTTGTATGCAAGAATGGCAACCATTCTGCTCCTTCAAGGTTTCCTTGTACGACCTTCTTACCCGGCTTTGATGTGGTTGGCCGTGTTTCAAATGCTTGTAAGAAGGAAATATGCCCTTCTATGAGTTCAGGTCCTAAAGCCACATTAACTTTTGATCCTCCAACAACCAATTCAGAGAAAAGCAAACAGAAGAAGCATACCATAAATCCTGCTTCCCCTGATTTTATGCCACTTCCATCATTTGAAGAATGTTTCCCAAAGAGCTCAAAAGAATGCAG GGAGGTTATTCATGAAGAATCTGGCCATGTACTCAAGGTTCCCTTTCGAAGGGTTCATTTGACTGGAGATGTGCCAAACTTCGACACATATGACACCAGTGGTCCTCAAAACATCAATCCACGCATTG GACTCCCTAAATTGCGCAAGGGCTGGGTTGACAGACGGGAAAAACTGGGTGCACCTAGATACACTCAGATGTACTATGCTAAGCAGGGAATCATTACTGAGGAAATGTTATATTGTGCTACTCGTGAGAAGCTTGACCCAGAATTTGTTAGGTCAGAGGTTGCCCGTGGGAGGGCGATCATTCCTTCCAACAAAAAGCACTTAGAGCTGGAACCAATGATAGTTGGACGAAACTTTTTGGTCAAAGTAAATGCAAATATTGGAAACTCAGCCGTTGCAAGTTCAATTGAGGAGGAAGTTTACAAGGTCCAATGGGCAACAATGTGGGGTGCTGATACTGTTATGGATCTCTCAACTGGGCGCCACATTCATGAAACCCGTGAATGGATCCTACGTAACTCTGCTGTGCCTGTTGGGACCGTGCCAATCTATCAAGCACTTGAAAAAGTCAATGGAATTGCTGAAGATCTTAGTTGGGAAGTCTTCAGGGACACCCTGATTGAGCAAGCTGAGCAGGGTGTAGATTACTTCACAATCCATGCTGGGGTACTGCTGCGGTACATTCCCTTAACAGCAAAACGGATGACAGGAATAGTTTCTCGAGGAGGATCTATTCATGCAAAATGGTGCCTGGCGTACCATAAGGAGAATTTTGCTTATGAGCATTGGGATGACATACTTGATATCTGCAACCAATATGATGTGGCGCTTTCAATCGGGGATGGACTAAGACCTGGATCCATATATGATGCCAATGACACTGCACAGTTTGCTGAGCTTTTAACCCAAGGGGAACTGACTCGTAGGGCTTGGGAAAAGGATGTACAG GTAATGAATGAAGGACCTGGACACATCCCAATGCACAAAATTCCAGAAAATATGCAAAAGCAGCTTGAGTGGTGCAATGAAGCACCTTTCTATACCCTTGGTCCTTTGACAACTGATATTGCTCCTGGATATGATCATATCACTTCTGCAATTGGTGCAGCCAATATTGGGGCTCTTGGCACAGCACTTCTGTGTTATGTAACTCCAAAGGAGCACCTTGGGTTGCCAAACAGAGATGATGTAAAGGCTGGTGTAATAGCTTATAAGATAGCTGCCCATGCTGCTGATTTAGCCAAGGGTCATCCTCATGCTCAGGCGTGGGATGATACATTAAGCAAGGCTAGATTTGAGTTCCGATGGATGGACCAGTTTGCATTGTCACTGGAccccatgactgccatgtccttcCATGACGAAACCCTGCCATCCGAAGGTGCCAAAGTGGCTCACTTTTGCTCCATGTGTGGACCGAAGTTTTGCTCAATGAAGATAACAGAGGATGTTCGAAAGTACGCTGAGGAGCATGGTTACGGGAACCCCGAGGAAGCTATGCAACATGGGATGGATGCTATGAGTGCTGAATTCCTGGCTGCTGAGAAAACAGTTAGCGGTGAACAACATGGTGAAGTTGGTGGGGAAATCTACCTGCCCGCCAGTTATGTGAACTCTTCTGACAG GCTTACATGA
- the LOC108482968 gene encoding phosphomethylpyrimidine synthase, chloroplastic isoform X2 yields MASVHASFTSVVCKNGNHSAPSRFPCTTFLPGFDVVGRVSNACKKEICPSMSSGPKATLTFDPPTTNSEKSKQKKHTINPASPDFMPLPSFEECFPKSSKECREVIHEESGHVLKVPFRRVHLTGDVPNFDTYDTSGPQNINPRIGLPKLRKGWVDRREKLGAPRYTQMYYAKQGIITEEMLYCATREKLDPEFVRSEVARGRAIIPSNKKHLELEPMIVGRNFLVKVNANIGNSAVASSIEEEVYKVQWATMWGADTVMDLSTGRHIHETREWILRNSAVPVGTVPIYQALEKVNGIAEDLSWEVFRDTLIEQAEQGVDYFTIHAGVLLRYIPLTAKRMTGIVSRGGSIHAKWCLAYHKENFAYEHWDDILDICNQYDVALSIGDGLRPGSIYDANDTAQFAELLTQGELTRRAWEKDVQVMNEGPGHIPMHKIPENMQKQLEWCNEAPFYTLGPLTTDIAPGYDHITSAIGAANIGALGTALLCYVTPKEHLGLPNRDDVKAGVIAYKIAAHAADLAKGHPHAQAWDDTLSKARFEFRWMDQFALSLDPMTAMSFHDETLPSEGAKVAHFCSMCGPKFCSMKITEDVRKYAEEHGYGNPEEAMQHGMDAMSAEFLAAEKTVSGEQHGEVGGEIYLPASYVNSSDR; encoded by the exons ATGGCATCGGTGCATGCTAGCTTCACATCAGTTGTATGCAAGAATGGCAACCATTCTGCTCCTTCAAGGTTTCCTTGTACGACCTTCTTACCCGGCTTTGATGTGGTTGGCCGTGTTTCAAATGCTTGTAAGAAGGAAATATGCCCTTCTATGAGTTCAGGTCCTAAAGCCACATTAACTTTTGATCCTCCAACAACCAATTCAGAGAAAAGCAAACAGAAGAAGCATACCATAAATCCTGCTTCCCCTGATTTTATGCCACTTCCATCATTTGAAGAATGTTTCCCAAAGAGCTCAAAAGAATGCAG GGAGGTTATTCATGAAGAATCTGGCCATGTACTCAAGGTTCCCTTTCGAAGGGTTCATTTGACTGGAGATGTGCCAAACTTCGACACATATGACACCAGTGGTCCTCAAAACATCAATCCACGCATTG GACTCCCTAAATTGCGCAAGGGCTGGGTTGACAGACGGGAAAAACTGGGTGCACCTAGATACACTCAGATGTACTATGCTAAGCAGGGAATCATTACTGAGGAAATGTTATATTGTGCTACTCGTGAGAAGCTTGACCCAGAATTTGTTAGGTCAGAGGTTGCCCGTGGGAGGGCGATCATTCCTTCCAACAAAAAGCACTTAGAGCTGGAACCAATGATAGTTGGACGAAACTTTTTGGTCAAAGTAAATGCAAATATTGGAAACTCAGCCGTTGCAAGTTCAATTGAGGAGGAAGTTTACAAGGTCCAATGGGCAACAATGTGGGGTGCTGATACTGTTATGGATCTCTCAACTGGGCGCCACATTCATGAAACCCGTGAATGGATCCTACGTAACTCTGCTGTGCCTGTTGGGACCGTGCCAATCTATCAAGCACTTGAAAAAGTCAATGGAATTGCTGAAGATCTTAGTTGGGAAGTCTTCAGGGACACCCTGATTGAGCAAGCTGAGCAGGGTGTAGATTACTTCACAATCCATGCTGGGGTACTGCTGCGGTACATTCCCTTAACAGCAAAACGGATGACAGGAATAGTTTCTCGAGGAGGATCTATTCATGCAAAATGGTGCCTGGCGTACCATAAGGAGAATTTTGCTTATGAGCATTGGGATGACATACTTGATATCTGCAACCAATATGATGTGGCGCTTTCAATCGGGGATGGACTAAGACCTGGATCCATATATGATGCCAATGACACTGCACAGTTTGCTGAGCTTTTAACCCAAGGGGAACTGACTCGTAGGGCTTGGGAAAAGGATGTACAG GTAATGAATGAAGGACCTGGACACATCCCAATGCACAAAATTCCAGAAAATATGCAAAAGCAGCTTGAGTGGTGCAATGAAGCACCTTTCTATACCCTTGGTCCTTTGACAACTGATATTGCTCCTGGATATGATCATATCACTTCTGCAATTGGTGCAGCCAATATTGGGGCTCTTGGCACAGCACTTCTGTGTTATGTAACTCCAAAGGAGCACCTTGGGTTGCCAAACAGAGATGATGTAAAGGCTGGTGTAATAGCTTATAAGATAGCTGCCCATGCTGCTGATTTAGCCAAGGGTCATCCTCATGCTCAGGCGTGGGATGATACATTAAGCAAGGCTAGATTTGAGTTCCGATGGATGGACCAGTTTGCATTGTCACTGGAccccatgactgccatgtccttcCATGACGAAACCCTGCCATCCGAAGGTGCCAAAGTGGCTCACTTTTGCTCCATGTGTGGACCGAAGTTTTGCTCAATGAAGATAACAGAGGATGTTCGAAAGTACGCTGAGGAGCATGGTTACGGGAACCCCGAGGAAGCTATGCAACATGGGATGGATGCTATGAGTGCTGAATTCCTGGCTGCTGAGAAAACAGTTAGCGGTGAACAACATGGTGAAGTTGGTGGGGAAATCTACCTGCCCGCCAGTTATGTGAACTCTTCTGACAGGTGA